A part of Amycolatopsis lurida genomic DNA contains:
- a CDS encoding carbohydrate ABC transporter permease, with translation MTTLAEPRHTAPASEPPKVRMRRKWDKKLYWIATHSVGIAMGVIFMLPILFVFLTAVMSSDQALSSNFWPTEWHFENFIEVFEKAPLLRYFGNSMLYSTLATVGALVSAIPAAYALSKLKFRGQNLFFMLTVAAMMLPPQVTVVPLYDLWVRLGFTGTLIPLIAPYFFFDAFSIFLLRQFFLTIPKDYLEAAKIDGCTEFKAMVKVLIPMAKPGIAATAMFCFLFTWNDYFGPLLYTGETRDSWPLSLAIASFRGMHHVEWNLTMAATALIMLPVIVLFVFAQKSFVKGITFTGVKG, from the coding sequence ATGACCACTCTGGCCGAACCCAGGCACACCGCCCCGGCGTCCGAACCGCCGAAGGTGCGGATGCGGCGCAAGTGGGACAAGAAGCTGTACTGGATCGCGACGCACAGTGTGGGCATCGCGATGGGCGTGATCTTCATGCTGCCCATCCTGTTCGTGTTCCTCACCGCGGTGATGTCCAGCGATCAGGCACTTTCGTCGAACTTCTGGCCGACGGAATGGCATTTCGAGAACTTCATCGAGGTGTTCGAAAAGGCGCCGCTGCTGCGGTACTTCGGCAACAGCATGCTGTATTCGACGCTGGCCACGGTCGGGGCGCTCGTCTCGGCGATCCCGGCGGCGTACGCGCTTTCGAAACTGAAGTTCCGGGGGCAGAACCTGTTCTTCATGCTGACCGTCGCCGCGATGATGCTGCCCCCGCAGGTCACCGTCGTGCCGTTGTACGACCTGTGGGTGCGGCTCGGGTTCACCGGGACGCTGATCCCGTTGATCGCGCCGTACTTCTTCTTCGACGCGTTCTCGATCTTCCTGCTGCGGCAGTTCTTCCTCACCATTCCGAAGGACTATCTCGAAGCGGCGAAGATCGACGGCTGCACTGAGTTCAAGGCGATGGTCAAGGTACTGATCCCGATGGCGAAGCCGGGGATCGCGGCCACCGCGATGTTCTGCTTCCTGTTCACCTGGAACGACTATTTCGGTCCGCTGCTCTACACGGGTGAGACCAGGGACAGCTGGCCGCTTTCGCTGGCGATCGCGTCGTTCCGCGGTATGCACCACGTGGAATGGAACCTCACCATGGCGGCCACCGCGCTGATCATGCTGCCGGTGATCGTCCTGTTCGTGTTCGCGCAGAAGTCCTTCGTCAAGGGCATCACATTCACAGGGGTCAAGGGATGA
- a CDS encoding ROK family transcriptional regulator — MLREINDRAALEVLLRDGPLTRSELEVAIGLSKPATAQLLTRLEQDGIVAKAGVRGGGRGPRAQLWQVDGGVAYVAAVDLTPQQADFVVADVAGAVLAEYQVPLPVHEGADVVGTFGAALTSVANSAGLAATDLRHVVIGAQGAFDPRTGLLSSAPHIPGWLGFDVPGRLSRELGVEVTIENDVNLVAIVEMTVGQAVGLDDFVMIWLSDGVGGAVVVGRRLLRGATGGGGEIDWMRVPDPVSVATPREKPRAGDRFGDLVASPAVVELAAAHGIEAETGADAVLKAREGHNEAFLDDLARRVAGGAAGLIAVVDPELVLLSGDTSRAGGDEFAALVARRLHELVLPRTPVGVASVQGNAVRAGALQSALATVRRDVFGVNTPSLLGPRRSGAGEPNPIVAIPDSRTEPPSPAPTN; from the coding sequence ATGCTGCGCGAGATCAACGATCGCGCGGCCCTCGAGGTCCTCCTCAGGGACGGCCCTCTGACGCGTTCCGAGCTCGAAGTCGCCATCGGCCTGTCGAAGCCCGCGACGGCGCAGCTGCTCACCCGGCTCGAGCAGGACGGCATCGTCGCCAAAGCGGGCGTCCGCGGCGGGGGCCGCGGCCCGAGGGCGCAGCTCTGGCAGGTCGACGGTGGCGTCGCGTACGTCGCGGCCGTGGACCTGACGCCGCAGCAGGCCGACTTCGTGGTCGCCGACGTCGCAGGCGCCGTGCTCGCCGAGTACCAGGTCCCGCTGCCGGTCCACGAGGGCGCGGACGTCGTCGGCACCTTCGGCGCGGCGCTCACCAGCGTCGCGAACAGCGCCGGCCTCGCCGCCACCGATCTCCGCCACGTCGTCATCGGTGCGCAGGGCGCCTTCGATCCCCGCACCGGCTTGCTCTCCTCGGCGCCTCACATCCCCGGCTGGCTCGGGTTCGACGTACCGGGCAGGCTCAGCCGGGAGCTCGGCGTCGAGGTCACCATCGAGAACGACGTCAACCTCGTCGCGATCGTGGAGATGACGGTCGGCCAGGCCGTCGGCCTCGACGACTTCGTGATGATCTGGCTCAGCGACGGCGTCGGCGGCGCGGTCGTGGTCGGCCGCAGGCTGTTGCGCGGCGCGACCGGCGGTGGCGGCGAGATCGACTGGATGCGCGTTCCCGATCCGGTTTCCGTTGCCACACCGAGGGAGAAGCCTCGTGCGGGAGATCGCTTCGGTGATCTCGTCGCTTCTCCCGCCGTCGTCGAGCTTGCCGCCGCGCACGGCATCGAGGCCGAGACCGGTGCGGACGCCGTCCTCAAGGCGCGCGAAGGCCACAACGAAGCCTTCCTCGACGACCTCGCCCGCCGTGTCGCGGGCGGAGCGGCCGGCCTGATCGCGGTCGTCGACCCCGAACTCGTGCTCCTTTCCGGCGACACCAGCCGGGCCGGCGGCGACGAATTCGCCGCACTGGTCGCGAGAAGGCTGCACGAACTGGTCCTGCCCCGCACCCCCGTCGGGGTCGCTTCGGTGCAGGGCAACGCGGTCCGCGCGGGCGCGCTCCAATCGGCGCTCGCCACCGTCCGCCGGGACGTCTTCGGCGTCAACACCCCTTCGCTCCTCGGGCCGAGACGGTCCGGGGCGGGAGAGCCCAATCCGATCGTGGCGATCCCGGATTCACGAACAGAACCACCGTCTCCCGCCCCAACCAACTAG
- a CDS encoding carbohydrate ABC transporter permease encodes MTSTLESRAVASPSASTRTRKGNAARRRRTVFYFIAPAMLGFLIFFGYPLIATVYYSFTRYDLINAPEFIGFDNYVRMFTTEPLVGTAAYNTLWLVIVLTVCRVVFALGVASVISRLKSGVGLVRTLCYLPSLAPPAAATLAFVFLFNPEYGPVNAFLDFVGIDGGLWFNDPAMSKPALTLLVMWGSGELMIIILAALLDVPQEQYEAAQLDGAGPVRRFWHVTLPSISPVLLFGIVNSIIFALQFFTQAIVAGSAAAGAADVAGNTKFIGAPQNSTLTYPVWLYVQGFRYFNMGYAAAMAVLLFVVSAGFTWILVRQLRKSQHQEEGA; translated from the coding sequence ATGACTTCGACCCTGGAATCCAGGGCGGTCGCCTCCCCTTCCGCGTCCACCCGGACGCGGAAGGGGAACGCGGCGCGCCGCCGTCGCACCGTCTTCTACTTCATCGCCCCGGCGATGCTGGGTTTCCTGATCTTCTTCGGCTACCCGCTGATCGCCACCGTGTACTACTCGTTCACCCGGTACGACCTGATCAACGCGCCGGAGTTCATCGGTTTCGACAACTACGTCCGGATGTTCACCACCGAGCCGCTGGTCGGCACCGCCGCGTACAACACGTTGTGGCTGGTGATCGTCCTGACCGTCTGCCGGGTGGTGTTCGCGCTCGGCGTGGCCTCGGTCATCTCCCGGTTGAAGTCGGGCGTCGGCCTGGTCCGGACGCTGTGCTACCTGCCTTCGCTGGCTCCGCCGGCGGCGGCGACCCTGGCCTTCGTGTTCCTGTTCAACCCGGAATACGGCCCGGTCAACGCGTTCCTGGACTTCGTCGGCATCGACGGCGGGCTGTGGTTCAACGACCCGGCGATGTCGAAACCGGCACTGACCCTGCTGGTGATGTGGGGTTCGGGCGAGCTGATGATCATCATCCTGGCGGCGCTGCTCGACGTGCCGCAGGAACAGTACGAAGCCGCTCAGCTCGACGGCGCCGGGCCGGTCCGCCGGTTCTGGCATGTCACGCTGCCGTCGATCTCGCCGGTGCTGCTGTTCGGCATCGTCAACTCGATCATCTTCGCGTTGCAGTTCTTCACACAGGCGATCGTCGCGGGATCGGCCGCGGCCGGAGCGGCCGACGTCGCGGGCAACACGAAGTTCATCGGCGCACCACAGAACTCGACGCTGACCTATCCGGTTTGGCTGTACGTGCAGGGTTTCCGGTATTTCAACATGGGTTACGCGGCGGCGATGGCGGTCCTGCTGTTCGTCGTCTCGGCCGGGTTCACCTGGATTCTGGTCAGGCAGCTTCGTAAGTCTCAGCATCAGGAGGAGGGGGCATGA
- a CDS encoding 6-phospho-beta-glucosidase yields the protein MKLAVVGGGSTYTPELIDGIAGRRSTLDVDEIVLIDPDAYRVEAVGDFSNRLLSHAGHPARVRTTSSLEEGVDGASAVLIQLRVGGQRARRGDETFPHACGCVGQETTGAGGLAKALRTVPVVLDIADRVRKIAGDDTWIVNFTNPVGIVTRALLNEGHRAVGLCNVAIHLQRTFAHLLGAGVDEVKLVHTGLNHLSWERKVLVNGEDRLPELLAEHAEFLGEHVTAPVEWMRRMNVVPSYYLKYYYGHDEQVTKQRTERPRADVVSDVEEELLKVYLDPEVVTKPEQLEKRGGAYYSEAAVQLVHALTSGGPAEEHVVNVRNAGTFDFLPDDAVIEVPSLVDGDGPRPIAQPPVEQRFAGLIAGVTAYEHLALEAAIKGGRDRVADALLAHPLVGQYTKADQLADTLVRINREFLPWAGA from the coding sequence ATGAAACTGGCAGTCGTCGGTGGTGGGTCCACGTACACGCCCGAGCTGATCGACGGGATCGCCGGACGGCGGTCCACTTTGGACGTCGACGAGATCGTGCTGATCGATCCGGACGCGTACCGGGTGGAGGCGGTCGGGGATTTCAGCAATCGCTTGCTGAGCCACGCCGGGCATCCGGCGCGGGTCCGCACCACGTCGAGTCTCGAAGAAGGTGTCGACGGGGCGTCCGCGGTGCTGATCCAGCTGCGGGTCGGCGGGCAGCGCGCGCGGCGCGGGGACGAGACGTTCCCGCACGCCTGCGGTTGTGTCGGGCAGGAGACCACGGGCGCGGGTGGCCTCGCGAAGGCGCTGCGCACCGTTCCGGTGGTGCTCGACATCGCCGACCGGGTAAGGAAGATCGCCGGTGACGACACCTGGATCGTGAACTTCACGAACCCGGTCGGCATCGTCACCCGCGCGCTGCTGAACGAGGGGCACCGCGCCGTCGGGCTGTGCAACGTCGCGATCCACCTCCAGCGCACGTTCGCGCACCTGCTCGGTGCCGGGGTCGACGAGGTCAAACTCGTCCACACCGGACTGAACCACCTGAGCTGGGAACGGAAGGTGCTCGTCAACGGCGAGGACCGCCTGCCGGAATTGCTGGCGGAGCACGCGGAATTCCTCGGCGAGCACGTCACCGCGCCGGTCGAATGGATGCGGCGGATGAACGTCGTGCCGTCGTACTACCTGAAGTACTACTACGGGCACGACGAGCAGGTCACGAAGCAGCGCACCGAGCGGCCGCGCGCGGACGTCGTCAGCGACGTCGAGGAAGAACTGCTCAAGGTGTACCTCGACCCGGAGGTGGTGACCAAACCGGAGCAGCTGGAAAAGCGGGGCGGTGCCTACTACTCCGAGGCCGCGGTGCAGTTGGTGCACGCGCTCACCTCGGGTGGCCCGGCGGAGGAACACGTCGTCAACGTTCGCAACGCGGGCACTTTCGACTTCCTGCCCGACGACGCCGTCATCGAGGTTCCGTCCCTTGTGGACGGTGATGGTCCGCGTCCGATCGCGCAGCCGCCGGTGGAGCAGCGGTTCGCCGGGCTCATCGCCGGAGTGACCGCGTACGAGCACCTCGCGCTGGAGGCGGCCATCAAGGGCGGCCGCGACCGGGTGGCCGACGCGCTGCTCGCGCATCCCCTGGTCGGCCAGTACACCAAGGCCGATCAGCTCGCCGACACGCTGGTGCGGATCAACCGTGAGTTCCTGCCGTGGGCGGGGGCATGA
- the nudC gene encoding NAD(+) diphosphatase has protein sequence METPFGLGALPTLSRSTADRQESLRTNPDRLAERWPNARVVLLDEHARTPVVEGSGTLATRKSQDFGTEPPADAVFLGEWQGTDYWSMPGRPAGETETVEMAGSWGVIEQVQRRDGEIWVDLRGYGDLLDDTSAGLFTTAQALQAWRRQAKFCTRCGSPTELIQLGWASKCSGCGREEYPRTDPAVICLVHDDAGVNGEHVLLARQPIWPPDRYSILAGFVEAGESLEGCVEREIREEVGVEVRDVRYLGSQPWPFPRSIMLGFTARADITATIVPAEGEIEEAFWVSREEVRAAFANSQLRNAGAVPTPIAGGTRQLVLPGNSSIARVMLAAWAGV, from the coding sequence ATGGAGACACCGTTCGGGTTGGGGGCGCTCCCGACGCTTTCGCGCTCCACCGCGGACCGTCAGGAATCCTTGCGCACCAACCCGGACAGGCTCGCCGAGCGCTGGCCGAACGCCCGGGTCGTGCTGCTCGACGAGCACGCGCGGACCCCGGTGGTGGAGGGTTCCGGCACGCTCGCGACCCGCAAGTCGCAGGACTTCGGCACCGAGCCGCCCGCGGACGCGGTCTTCCTGGGGGAGTGGCAGGGCACCGACTACTGGTCGATGCCCGGCCGCCCCGCCGGGGAGACCGAGACCGTCGAAATGGCGGGTAGCTGGGGCGTCATCGAACAGGTCCAGCGCCGCGACGGTGAGATCTGGGTCGACCTGCGCGGCTACGGCGACCTGCTCGACGACACGTCGGCCGGGCTGTTCACCACCGCGCAGGCGCTGCAGGCCTGGCGGCGGCAGGCGAAGTTCTGCACGCGCTGCGGCAGCCCGACCGAGCTGATCCAGCTGGGCTGGGCCAGTAAGTGCAGCGGCTGCGGCCGCGAGGAGTACCCGCGCACCGACCCGGCGGTGATCTGCCTGGTGCACGACGACGCCGGCGTCAACGGCGAGCACGTCCTGCTGGCGCGGCAGCCGATCTGGCCGCCGGACCGGTACTCGATCCTCGCCGGTTTCGTCGAGGCGGGGGAATCGCTCGAAGGTTGTGTCGAGCGCGAGATCCGCGAAGAGGTCGGCGTCGAGGTACGCGATGTGCGCTATCTCGGCAGCCAGCCGTGGCCGTTCCCGCGGTCGATCATGCTCGGCTTCACCGCGCGGGCCGACATCACCGCGACGATCGTGCCCGCGGAGGGCGAGATCGAAGAGGCGTTCTGGGTTTCGCGCGAGGAGGTGCGGGCCGCTTTCGCGAACAGCCAGCTGCGGAACGCGGGCGCCGTGCCGACGCCGATCGCCGGTGGCACACGGCAGCTGGTGCTGCCGGGCAACTCGTCGATCGCGCGCGTGATGCTGGCGGCCTGGGCCGGCGTCTGA
- a CDS encoding extracellular solute-binding protein has translation MSSTTQVRRSGRRWRGSIVLGAVTVAALVSACSGAASGPNGGAGDAAAAPAADAKLTLTVYSKFTDREYNVVTAGLNKLKAKFPNIEIKHEGQQDDDKITQSIRGGNPPDVAISFFTDNLGAWCSTGSFQDLKPYIDRDKIDLTQIPDAVRSYTEFQGKRCAMPLLADVYGFYYNKDMFAAKGVTSPPKTTSELFEATKKLTEFNPDGSIKVAGFLPSMPFYANMAQYWAPNFGATYIGPDGQSHLADSPEWKAMFDFQKQLVDFYGGHAKVEQFKAGLGEEYSADHGFQRGKLAMMIDGEYRTAFIKDQAPELKFGTAAPPVLDSKPDRYGGAFTTGTIIAIPKGAKNPGAAWELIKQVTLDTSTLVELSNGLKNVPSTKAALTDPKLEVTPEFKTFLDLYNGGKLTPNPSTPIGDAHLKAVNDFAEKWQAGNVPDMVAGLKQVDAQINDELAQKRAGG, from the coding sequence ATGAGTTCCACGACCCAGGTTCGGAGAAGTGGCCGCCGTTGGCGCGGCTCGATAGTGCTCGGCGCGGTCACCGTCGCCGCACTGGTGTCCGCTTGTTCGGGCGCCGCAAGCGGCCCGAACGGTGGGGCGGGCGACGCGGCGGCCGCCCCCGCCGCGGACGCGAAGCTCACGTTGACCGTCTACAGCAAGTTCACCGACCGTGAGTACAACGTGGTCACCGCCGGGCTCAACAAGCTCAAGGCGAAGTTCCCGAACATCGAGATCAAGCACGAAGGCCAGCAGGACGACGACAAGATCACCCAGTCCATCCGCGGTGGCAACCCGCCGGACGTGGCGATCTCGTTCTTCACCGACAACCTCGGCGCGTGGTGCTCGACGGGCAGCTTCCAGGACCTCAAGCCCTACATTGACCGCGACAAGATCGACCTGACGCAGATCCCCGACGCGGTCCGCAGCTACACCGAATTCCAGGGCAAGCGCTGTGCCATGCCGCTGCTCGCCGACGTCTACGGCTTCTACTACAACAAGGACATGTTCGCGGCGAAGGGTGTCACGTCGCCGCCGAAGACGACCTCGGAACTGTTCGAAGCCACCAAGAAGCTGACCGAGTTCAACCCGGACGGCTCCATCAAGGTCGCCGGTTTCCTGCCGTCGATGCCGTTCTACGCCAACATGGCGCAGTACTGGGCCCCGAACTTCGGCGCCACCTACATCGGCCCCGACGGCCAGTCGCACCTCGCCGACAGCCCCGAGTGGAAGGCGATGTTCGACTTCCAGAAGCAGCTGGTGGACTTCTACGGCGGCCACGCCAAGGTCGAGCAGTTCAAGGCCGGTCTCGGCGAGGAGTACTCGGCGGACCACGGTTTCCAGCGCGGCAAGCTCGCGATGATGATCGACGGCGAGTACCGCACCGCGTTCATCAAGGACCAGGCGCCGGAGCTCAAGTTCGGCACGGCGGCCCCGCCGGTGCTCGACAGCAAGCCCGACCGCTACGGCGGCGCGTTCACCACGGGCACGATCATCGCGATCCCCAAGGGCGCCAAGAACCCCGGCGCGGCTTGGGAACTGATCAAGCAGGTCACCCTCGACACGTCCACGCTGGTCGAGCTGTCCAACGGCCTGAAGAACGTCCCGAGCACCAAGGCCGCGCTGACCGACCCGAAGCTCGAGGTCACGCCGGAGTTCAAGACGTTCCTCGACCTGTACAACGGCGGCAAGCTGACGCCGAACCCGTCGACGCCGATCGGCGACGCGCACCTCAAGGCGGTCAACGACTTCGCGGAGAAGTGGCAGGCGGGCAACGTCCCGGACATGGTCGCGGGTCTGAAGCAGGTCGACGCTCAGATCAACGACGAGCTGGCCCAGAAACGCGCCGGCGGCTGA
- a CDS encoding TetR/AcrR family transcriptional regulator, translating into MARPRQFDEMTAIEAAAAVFRQRGYHATSVDHLVEATGVHRGSLYGAFGSKHGLFTRVLEHVADDRDGAGRLDVLLIALLELAPEDERLRARVRTVMQDVGITPDQLGRRLLARAGLPDIDNGGTT; encoded by the coding sequence ATGGCCCGACCACGCCAGTTCGACGAGATGACAGCGATCGAAGCCGCGGCGGCGGTCTTCCGGCAGCGGGGATACCACGCGACCTCGGTCGATCACCTCGTCGAGGCGACGGGTGTCCACCGGGGAAGCCTGTACGGCGCGTTCGGCAGCAAGCACGGCTTGTTCACCCGGGTGCTGGAACACGTCGCCGACGATCGGGACGGCGCCGGGCGGCTCGACGTCCTGCTGATCGCCCTGCTCGAACTCGCGCCCGAGGACGAGCGGTTGCGCGCCCGGGTCCGGACCGTCATGCAGGACGTCGGGATCACCCCGGACCAGCTGGGACGCCGGTTGCTGGCCCGCGCCGGATTGCCGGACATCGACAACGGAGGAACGACATGA
- a CDS encoding M16 family metallopeptidase — translation MSAPHRTAEEIGRTAAGPRPVPSLGTQRAAADLSHVDTTLSNGLRVLAVRKPTVPLVELRVWIPFAGEDKLHPATAEVLAETLLTGTARRDRIEIDADLALIGGDLASGVDPERLIITGTSLADGLPTMLDVLADSLTGASYADAEVERERERLIERIAVSRTQPRTIAREALQKHRYGDHPAVREVPQAEDVAVVTPQQVRALHQASVLPRGSVLVIVGDIDPETVIGDLEKAFGGWASDRSAVRLPVLPDLVGGNVLLVPRAGAVQSQIRLSAQTVSRTDPRYPALQLANLVYGGYFSSRLVENIREDKGYTYSAHSGFEFTDQTAVVNVDADTATDATAAALMETRYELARLGLVPPTADEVESVRQYAIGSLVTAASSQGGLAAQLSALAATGLGVEWLAGHPERLAAVTAEDVANAALEFFAPKRFTGVVVGDAEVLAPKLTALGDVTVGEPS, via the coding sequence GTGAGCGCACCGCACCGCACCGCCGAGGAGATCGGCCGCACGGCCGCCGGGCCGCGTCCGGTCCCTTCGCTGGGGACACAGCGCGCCGCCGCCGATCTGTCCCATGTGGACACCACGCTGAGCAACGGGCTGCGGGTGCTCGCCGTCCGCAAGCCCACCGTGCCGCTGGTCGAGCTGCGCGTCTGGATCCCGTTCGCCGGTGAAGACAAGCTGCACCCGGCCACCGCCGAGGTGCTGGCCGAAACCCTGCTGACCGGCACCGCCCGTCGCGACCGCATCGAGATCGACGCGGATCTGGCGCTGATCGGTGGTGACCTCGCGTCCGGCGTCGACCCGGAGCGTCTGATCATCACCGGTACCTCGCTGGCCGACGGCCTGCCGACGATGCTCGACGTCCTCGCCGACTCGCTCACCGGCGCGTCGTACGCGGACGCCGAGGTCGAGCGGGAACGCGAGCGGCTCATCGAGCGGATCGCCGTCTCCCGCACGCAGCCGAGGACGATCGCCCGCGAGGCGCTGCAGAAGCACCGCTACGGCGACCACCCGGCGGTGCGCGAGGTGCCGCAGGCCGAAGACGTGGCAGTCGTGACACCGCAACAGGTTCGCGCGCTGCACCAGGCGTCGGTGCTGCCTCGGGGATCCGTGCTGGTGATCGTCGGCGACATCGACCCGGAGACCGTCATCGGCGACCTGGAGAAGGCGTTCGGCGGCTGGGCTTCGGACCGCTCCGCCGTCCGCCTGCCCGTGCTGCCCGACCTCGTCGGCGGCAACGTCCTGCTGGTGCCGCGGGCCGGTGCCGTGCAGTCGCAGATCCGGCTGTCCGCGCAGACCGTGTCGCGCACGGACCCGCGGTACCCGGCGCTGCAGCTGGCGAACCTCGTGTACGGCGGGTACTTCTCGTCGCGGCTGGTCGAGAACATCCGTGAGGACAAGGGTTACACCTATAGCGCGCACTCCGGATTCGAGTTCACCGACCAGACCGCCGTGGTGAACGTCGACGCGGACACCGCGACCGACGCCACCGCCGCCGCCCTCATGGAGACGCGGTACGAGCTGGCCAGGCTCGGTCTCGTGCCGCCGACCGCCGACGAGGTCGAGTCGGTGCGCCAGTACGCGATCGGTTCGCTGGTCACGGCGGCGTCGTCGCAGGGTGGCCTGGCCGCGCAGCTGTCCGCGCTCGCCGCGACGGGGCTGGGTGTCGAATGGCTCGCCGGGCATCCGGAGCGGCTCGCCGCGGTCACCGCCGAAGACGTGGCGAACGCGGCGCTGGAGTTCTTCGCGCCCAAGCGGTTCACCGGGGTCGTCGTCGGCGACGCCGAGGTCCTCGCGCCGAAGCTGACGGCGCTGGGCGATGTGACCGTCGGGGAGCCCTCCTGA